The following is a genomic window from Roseitalea porphyridii.
CTGCGACGCTCATCACCGTGAAGCCGTCCGCTTCGGCCTTGAGCGCGGTCGTCGAGCCCTCGCGCAGCGCGATCCGCACGTTCTCGGCGCCCGAATCCTTCAGGTTCATCGCATGGGCCCGGCCCTGCGATCCGTAGCCGACGATCAGCACCTTCTTGCCCTTGATCAGGTTCAGGTCCGCGTCGCGGTCGTAGTAAACTCGCATGAATATCTCCGTTGTGGTCTTTGAGCGTGGGGGGGGGTTGAATGGTCACTCCGCCCCGTAGAGGCGGAAGAACTGGTCGATGGCGCCGGCGACGTGCGTCGCCATGGCGCGCTCGGAATTGGTCGCCGGCACGTGTTCGCCGAGCATCAGCCGCACATGCATGTCGCGCACGATCAGCCCATAGAGCGTCTCGAACGCCTCCTGCGTGTCGGCAAAGCGCAGATGACCGGCGCGGCGGCCCGCCTCGATCAGCGCCTTGGCGCGGGTGGAGACCGTCCTGCGCCCCCGCGCGACAAGAAGATCGCCCAGCCGCGAGCCGTCGCGGCTCGCCTGGCCGATCGCCAGCCGGTTGAGCGCCAGCGAGGCCGGTCCCGACAGGACCGCCAGAAGATCGATGCCGAACCCCTCGAGGTCCGCGCGGAAGCTCTCGGCGGGACGCGTCGCCGACGGCCCGCCCACCGCGACGCGGACCTTGGACGCCTGATAGGCGATCATCGCGGCGAGCACGCCGTCGCGATCGCCGAACCATTTGTAAAGGCTCTCCTTGGAGCAATTGGCCGCGCGCGCCAGCCCGGCCGTGGTGATCGCGCGTTCGCCGCCCTTGACCAGCAGTCCCAGCGCCGCCTCGAGCACCTCTTCCTGGCGCGCCGTGAAGCGCTCCTGATAGCCCGCATCGTCGGCGCCGCCGCCGGTCTGGTCGATCTCGCAATGCTGGTCCATGGCAGCCTCCTTTCTTCGCGTACCGTACCGTTCGGTACGATGTCAAGATGGATCCCTGATCGACGCGATACCGCTTGTCCACCGGCCGCGACCTTCCTAGGAAAAGGCGATGACCGCACCGACCCCGATTCCCGTCCGGCCGACCGAGGCGCGTGATATCCCCGCCCTGACCGCGCTGCTCAACCGGATCATCGCGATCGGCGGCACGACGGCCTACGAGGAGCCGTTCTCAGAGACCAAACTGGCCGCACATCTGCTCGACGATAGCCGCCTGATCTGCTGCCACACCGCGCTCGATCCTTCGGACGGTGATCCGGCCGGCTATCAGGTGCTCAAGAGCCATCCCGATCTGCCGCCGGACTGGGGCGACATCGCCACCTTCGCACGGGTTGAGCCCAAGCTGCCCGGTGTCGGCACCGCGCTGTTTGCCGCCACAAGCGCTTCTGCGCGCAGCAATCGCCTCGTCGCGATCAACGCGACCATCCGCGCCGACAATGCCGGCGGGCTCGCCTATTACGGCAAGATGGGCTTTCAGGACTACGCCGTCGAAAAGGATGTCCCGCTCGGCGACGGCACGCCCGTCGACCGGATTTCACGACGCTTCATGCTGTAGTCGGCAGGAGGCTTCCGCCCCCACCCTGTCGCGCCCGGCATGAGTGTCTGCGGATGGACATCGTTGCGGCGCACGAATGCTGTGCATATATTCGTGACCATCGGAGGAATGGCATCATGGAAAGCACCAGGGAACGCGCGGCGTTCACCTTGTCGGCGGCGATCAAGTCGGAACTCGAAAAGGCTGTGCCCAAGAGCAAGCGTTCGCGCTTTGTCGAGCAAGCCATTGCCGACGCGCTGATGGAGCGCGCAAGGCAGAGGGCGCGGGACGCCATCCGATCCGCACCGGCCTATCCGGTGCGCGGCGGGGACAGCATCGCCACGCTTCATCGCATCCGGGCCGAGCGCGATCGTGATCTCGTCCATCGCTCCGACCTCGGACCGACATGATCGTCATCGACGCCTCGGTCTTCAACAAGCTGTTCCTGCAGGAACCCGACCGGGAACTCGCCGTGGCCCTGTTCGATACCGCGTTGCGCGATCAGACGCCGCTTCTCGCGCCGGACCTGATCGTGCACGAGGCTCTGGCCGTCGCCTTGCATTACGAGGTTCCCTCGCATGTCGTCTTCGATTTGCTCGAGCCCTTCACCGACGCCGGCATGCGCCTGCTGCGGCCGACGCGTGCGGTCGCCGGACGCGCTTTCGCCATGGCGCAAGGCGAAGGGCGACCGTCGTTGCAGGATTGCATCTATCACGCCGTCGCGCTTGTGGAGGGCGGCACGTTCGTAACCGCCGACGAGCGGCATGTCCGCAAGACCGCGCATCACGGTTCCGTCGCGCTGCTGCGCGAGTGGAATGGGACCGCTGGCTGAGGCGACGAATCAGGCCGAGTCGGCGGCGACCTGGCACCGGTCCAATGCCAACAGAAACCGCTTCACCGCGCCCTCCATGCCGAATTCGAGCGCATCGGCCGTCAGCCCGTGGCCGATCGACACTTC
Proteins encoded in this region:
- a CDS encoding TetR/AcrR family transcriptional regulator C-terminal domain-containing protein: MDQHCEIDQTGGGADDAGYQERFTARQEEVLEAALGLLVKGGERAITTAGLARAANCSKESLYKWFGDRDGVLAAMIAYQASKVRVAVGGPSATRPAESFRADLEGFGIDLLAVLSGPASLALNRLAIGQASRDGSRLGDLLVARGRRTVSTRAKALIEAGRRAGHLRFADTQEAFETLYGLIVRDMHVRLMLGEHVPATNSERAMATHVAGAIDQFFRLYGAE
- a CDS encoding GNAT family N-acetyltransferase codes for the protein MTAPTPIPVRPTEARDIPALTALLNRIIAIGGTTAYEEPFSETKLAAHLLDDSRLICCHTALDPSDGDPAGYQVLKSHPDLPPDWGDIATFARVEPKLPGVGTALFAATSASARSNRLVAINATIRADNAGGLAYYGKMGFQDYAVEKDVPLGDGTPVDRISRRFML
- a CDS encoding type II toxin-antitoxin system VapC family toxin, whose product is MIVIDASVFNKLFLQEPDRELAVALFDTALRDQTPLLAPDLIVHEALAVALHYEVPSHVVFDLLEPFTDAGMRLLRPTRAVAGRAFAMAQGEGRPSLQDCIYHAVALVEGGTFVTADERHVRKTAHHGSVALLREWNGTAG